The Halodesulfovibrio sp. genome has a segment encoding these proteins:
- a CDS encoding NFACT RNA binding domain-containing protein has protein sequence MEAHFFRRLCVELAVHLTGARIEKFFEPAPDTTTIVIHRTGRKQNLLLQAGRRFPLLFLSDKRPVNPDNPSAKSMWLRKYAAGKRLGAPVVDWSNRRLAFPLTTTPTTWLVLDLCNGVSIAKEKPEWGGYEPEWCEPEDLPQVLASSDVWSKYPQLTPPLRKTLAALLHDDPMDAQALFVDLEYGYGVVATAEEVNELGEVYLYTKDGKPTDAYVWPLPESLLGKREEQRVATALEAATAIGEMRLFAELAQSQAAAAAKPVLAALKRTKKTLARLNQEKDRLERMIAGQQHAVLLQANLWQLDADSKLSSITLSVPEGIEGMAAGSSCTISLDPRKTIRENMAFMFKQARRGKRGMDMLAERRHVLEMQYARLKSGEEDAPKSQAIKPLTGGALKRQQKRQAKDKFIQRYRSSDGFLMLRGRNAQGNHEILNRVSSYDLWFHAEDGPSAHLVLHLDYPDQQIPEQTLQEAAILVGVKSWQREDEQARVMFARVKNVRKIKGAAAGKVRAEAEGSVLVKLNPELEETLKSSI, from the coding sequence ATGGAAGCACATTTTTTTCGGCGGTTGTGCGTGGAACTTGCTGTGCATCTTACTGGTGCACGTATAGAGAAGTTCTTTGAGCCAGCACCCGATACAACTACAATAGTAATACACCGCACCGGCCGGAAACAGAATCTTCTGCTTCAGGCCGGTCGCCGTTTTCCCCTTCTTTTTCTCAGCGACAAACGTCCTGTTAATCCCGATAATCCTTCTGCAAAATCCATGTGGCTACGCAAGTATGCTGCCGGTAAACGACTGGGAGCACCTGTTGTAGACTGGAGTAACCGTCGCCTCGCTTTTCCGTTAACAACTACCCCGACAACGTGGCTTGTTCTTGATTTGTGCAATGGCGTAAGCATTGCCAAAGAAAAGCCGGAGTGGGGCGGATATGAGCCGGAATGGTGTGAGCCGGAAGACTTGCCGCAAGTACTCGCCAGTAGTGATGTGTGGAGCAAGTATCCGCAACTTACGCCTCCGTTGCGTAAAACGCTGGCAGCGCTTCTTCACGATGACCCTATGGATGCACAAGCACTTTTTGTTGATCTTGAATATGGATACGGCGTTGTAGCGACGGCGGAAGAGGTTAACGAGCTTGGCGAAGTGTATTTATATACTAAAGATGGTAAGCCTACAGATGCCTATGTGTGGCCATTGCCAGAGAGCCTGCTTGGAAAGCGTGAAGAGCAGCGGGTGGCAACGGCTCTTGAGGCTGCAACAGCCATTGGTGAGATGCGGCTGTTTGCTGAGCTTGCACAATCCCAAGCTGCGGCTGCTGCAAAACCTGTTCTTGCCGCATTAAAACGTACAAAAAAGACTCTTGCCAGATTGAATCAGGAAAAAGATCGGCTAGAGCGCATGATAGCTGGGCAGCAACATGCCGTACTGTTGCAGGCAAATTTGTGGCAGCTTGATGCAGATTCTAAGCTGTCTTCAATTACGCTTTCTGTGCCGGAAGGAATTGAAGGCATGGCGGCAGGGAGCAGCTGTACGATTAGCCTTGATCCACGCAAAACTATTCGTGAAAATATGGCGTTTATGTTTAAGCAGGCAAGGCGTGGCAAGCGCGGTATGGATATGCTTGCTGAGCGACGTCATGTTTTAGAAATGCAATATGCACGTCTTAAGAGTGGAGAAGAAGATGCACCTAAGTCACAGGCGATTAAGCCGTTGACAGGTGGTGCACTGAAGCGTCAGCAAAAGCGTCAGGCTAAAGATAAATTTATTCAGCGTTACAGAAGTTCTGATGGTTTTCTTATGTTGCGTGGGCGTAATGCGCAGGGGAACCATGAAATTTTAAATCGTGTTTCTTCGTATGACCTATGGTTTCATGCAGAAGACGGCCCGAGTGCACACCTTGTGTTGCACCTTGATTACCCGGATCAGCAAATTCCTGAGCAGACATTGCAGGAAGCTGCTATTTTAGTGGGGGTTAAGAGTTGGCAGCGTGAGGACGAGCAGGCAAGAGTTATGTTTGCACGAGTCAAGAACGTACGAAAAATAAAAGGCGCTGCTGCTGGTAAGGTTCGTGCAGAAGCAGAAGGTTCCGTTCTCGTAAAGCTCAACCCAGAGTTGGAAGAAACACTGAAGTCAAGCATATAG
- a CDS encoding response regulator gives MKKFLQNVFWLLMVSVLLVAAVPTAYASPDEAYARSGQNGSELATELSHLSAVFLYNLDKIQLEGTLSVIIKRTPAIKALRVVDTITGESFFTYYRARRHHVFNEKIPLIAEQYPKYTSSIFYDDTIIGRLELFYDDPTMVRKGKRDVWLTNNEQQWLEEHPVVTVGIEQIPPFNYFTQGEQPKGIIVDLIQKISERVPVRFEFRGGEFAEILRKYEHGEIDLLPNLYYHSSRDSLGNFSTPFMSVRDFMFVRQDDERITKISDLRGKKVAIVKGYLMEKVLAKRYPSIQVVTTPTLVDSIAALLNHEVDALIDAHMSVLYAQKENSLTGLKAISQNEFPSQSLHFVTRKHEPYLHSILQKALNSITEAEKDEITKHYILAQSVISHRQKVEKTLEKNVALLTILFLFLLLVLFHIVRMLNKSFKEDEGLAFGSNKFAQLLLLAIGMFVLFCSGTSWFILDQSKKDILRKEEYSLDLSLEATEARLLRMVDVHSRMLQYLAGRAEFFSIVEEVMNSVSDKNSLRHQQALASLKGYWSEYRALSGDQGRVLLSTTGDVIMGAGVCEGGNLADKHPKLFESALKGQTVFVPPCYFRDPVTGNSSRGMYLLIPVMDEQRKPVAVIAALLDVDENFHLSIKEGSVEQHGEMFVVNAQGNILYEHRASKSAVEIDDANTHLNAFINVNVPFVINSMSSVEVQDGMRLVKYRNYKGEQVYGLARWIGGMEIGLVTEVKVNEVLEQYFRFKNSVITMMILMLSFTIPSILFTLSIGRKANRSLLEAKEELEHKVLERTQDLRQLEKQWRLILTSVGQGLVGLNTDGEVIFANDAASSLLGYSHDEITGKKIFEMVLVNADSKKSSGLVTSPIYQALYTGHTSTHQNEFFKAKSGHVFPVEYTCRSIINEEEIQGCVVVFTDITLRKRMEQELESARITAEEASNAKSEFLANMSHEIRTPMNAILGMSHLALQSDLNGRQRNFIEKVHRAAYSLLGIINDILDFSKIEAGKMQIEGVPFYLDDVMQDVAGVVGLNAEEKGLELLFKINPAVPLKMIGDPLRLTQILINLGNNAVKFTEEGEIVVSIDVVKVDGADLELLFSVKDTGIGMTQEQIYKLFKSFSQGDTSTTRRYGGTGLGLVISRRLAQLMGGEIWVDSNYREGATFSFNVLLTLDEDSAVQEPVLLSNGSRVLVVDDSKTSREILSSMLTEAGFVVDAVACGKEAVKLVRESVKAEQYETIFLDWRMPDMDGVTTATLIKEEYNGGICPDLVMVTAFGREVAADAAEQGIINACVTKPLTKNSLLQTLSSIKGVPNVVDEHSTGRRNAIDAALRKLAGAKILLVEDNEVNQELAVELLETNGMSVSVAANGQEAIDILNDNTFDGVLMDCQMPVMDGYKATQTLREDARFAELPILAMTANAMVSDREKALAVGMNDHIAKPLELVDMFSKMARWITPENSTAAPVRGEYADEELPEIHGVDFEKGLSVCQQNKALLRRLLIRFAETQADFSVEINESLQNGDIEAVSRQAHTLKGVAANIGATKIQELAAELESGIQEEQALAMQRHLINALGSVLAVTVTDIRNKLVLAPVVSEIPLSNEVLKEELLQLRALLADDDTDAVDMIEEIQRHMEGAPDLQEVVRSMAEMVRDYDFESALTLLEQLEIDVNELSA, from the coding sequence TTGAAAAAATTTCTACAGAATGTGTTTTGGTTGCTGATGGTATCCGTTCTTTTGGTAGCGGCGGTTCCTACGGCATATGCCAGCCCGGATGAAGCATATGCAAGATCAGGTCAGAATGGCTCTGAACTTGCGACAGAATTATCGCATTTGAGTGCGGTTTTTTTATATAATCTTGATAAAATCCAGCTTGAAGGGACACTTTCTGTAATTATTAAACGAACGCCCGCAATCAAAGCCTTACGTGTAGTAGACACTATTACCGGTGAATCTTTTTTTACGTATTATAGAGCGCGCAGACATCATGTTTTCAATGAAAAAATTCCTCTTATAGCAGAACAGTATCCTAAATATACTTCGTCAATTTTTTACGATGATACCATTATCGGGCGCCTTGAGTTGTTTTATGACGATCCAACGATGGTGCGGAAGGGTAAAAGAGATGTTTGGCTGACGAATAATGAGCAGCAATGGCTTGAAGAGCACCCCGTAGTCACAGTTGGAATTGAGCAGATTCCTCCATTCAACTACTTTACTCAAGGGGAACAGCCTAAAGGTATTATCGTAGATTTAATACAAAAAATTTCCGAACGCGTGCCTGTCCGCTTCGAATTTAGAGGGGGAGAATTCGCTGAAATTTTGCGGAAGTATGAGCATGGTGAAATCGATCTGCTTCCTAACCTTTATTACCATTCATCACGCGACTCTCTTGGTAACTTTTCCACTCCGTTTATGAGTGTCCGAGATTTTATGTTTGTTCGGCAAGATGATGAAAGAATAACAAAGATTAGTGACTTACGTGGGAAAAAGGTTGCAATAGTCAAAGGGTACTTAATGGAAAAGGTACTCGCGAAGCGATATCCAAGTATACAAGTCGTTACTACGCCTACTCTTGTGGACTCTATAGCGGCACTTTTGAATCATGAAGTAGATGCACTGATTGATGCTCATATGTCAGTGTTGTACGCCCAAAAAGAGAATAGCTTGACTGGATTAAAAGCTATTTCACAGAATGAATTTCCCTCACAGTCGCTACACTTTGTTACCAGAAAGCATGAACCTTACCTGCACTCGATTCTGCAAAAAGCGTTAAATTCAATTACTGAAGCAGAAAAAGATGAAATAACGAAACACTATATTCTAGCGCAAAGTGTAATATCGCACAGGCAAAAAGTAGAAAAGACACTGGAAAAGAATGTAGCGTTGCTTACTATTCTTTTTCTTTTCTTGTTACTTGTGCTGTTTCATATCGTCCGCATGCTCAATAAAAGTTTCAAAGAGGACGAAGGGCTGGCTTTCGGGTCAAATAAATTCGCTCAGCTGTTGTTGCTTGCTATCGGAATGTTTGTCCTTTTTTGTTCTGGAACGTCGTGGTTTATTTTAGATCAAAGTAAAAAAGATATTCTGCGTAAAGAAGAATATTCTTTAGACCTCAGCTTGGAGGCAACTGAAGCACGCTTGCTGCGTATGGTAGATGTACATTCGCGAATGTTGCAATATTTAGCTGGCAGGGCAGAGTTTTTTTCTATTGTTGAGGAGGTAATGAACTCCGTTTCTGATAAAAACTCTTTGAGACATCAGCAAGCCTTAGCAAGCCTGAAAGGCTACTGGAGTGAATACCGCGCGCTTTCTGGCGATCAGGGACGTGTTTTGTTGTCCACTACAGGTGATGTAATTATGGGTGCTGGAGTGTGTGAGGGAGGAAACCTTGCAGATAAGCACCCTAAGCTGTTTGAAAGTGCCTTGAAAGGGCAAACAGTGTTTGTGCCGCCTTGCTACTTTAGAGATCCGGTTACAGGGAACAGTAGCCGTGGAATGTATTTGCTGATTCCTGTTATGGACGAACAGCGTAAGCCTGTTGCGGTTATTGCTGCGTTGCTGGATGTAGATGAAAATTTTCATTTATCAATTAAAGAAGGTAGCGTTGAGCAGCACGGGGAAATGTTTGTTGTAAATGCACAAGGCAATATATTGTATGAACATCGTGCATCTAAAAGCGCAGTAGAAATCGACGACGCTAATACTCACTTAAATGCCTTTATCAATGTGAATGTACCGTTTGTAATTAATTCAATGTCTAGTGTTGAAGTGCAAGATGGAATGCGTCTTGTGAAGTATAGGAATTACAAAGGAGAACAGGTTTACGGACTTGCCCGCTGGATTGGGGGGATGGAAATAGGGCTGGTGACCGAAGTTAAGGTTAACGAAGTTCTGGAGCAGTATTTCCGCTTTAAAAATAGCGTTATCACCATGATGATACTGATGCTGTCGTTTACCATTCCTTCGATTCTTTTCACGTTGAGTATCGGCAGAAAGGCAAACCGGAGTCTATTGGAGGCAAAGGAAGAGCTTGAACACAAGGTGCTTGAGCGGACGCAGGATTTGAGGCAGCTGGAAAAACAGTGGCGTCTTATATTAACTTCAGTAGGGCAGGGGTTAGTGGGACTCAACACCGACGGTGAAGTTATTTTTGCCAATGATGCTGCTTCATCATTGTTAGGGTATTCGCATGATGAAATCACCGGAAAGAAAATATTCGAGATGGTGCTGGTTAATGCGGATTCTAAAAAAAGTTCAGGGCTTGTAACATCACCAATTTATCAAGCATTGTACACAGGGCACACAAGTACTCATCAGAATGAATTTTTTAAGGCAAAATCGGGACATGTATTCCCTGTAGAATACACTTGTCGCTCTATAATTAATGAAGAAGAAATCCAAGGTTGTGTAGTTGTTTTCACCGATATTACACTGCGCAAGCGAATGGAGCAGGAATTAGAGTCGGCACGAATTACAGCAGAAGAAGCCTCTAATGCCAAAAGTGAGTTTCTGGCAAACATGAGCCATGAAATTCGTACGCCTATGAACGCGATTCTCGGCATGTCGCACCTTGCGTTGCAATCTGATTTAAATGGAAGGCAGCGGAATTTTATAGAAAAAGTACACCGCGCAGCATATTCTTTGTTGGGAATTATCAACGATATTCTAGACTTTTCCAAAATTGAAGCTGGCAAAATGCAGATCGAAGGTGTGCCGTTTTATCTGGATGACGTCATGCAGGATGTTGCAGGCGTGGTGGGATTAAATGCCGAAGAAAAAGGGCTTGAGCTGCTTTTCAAAATTAACCCCGCTGTTCCTCTGAAGATGATTGGTGACCCGTTACGACTGACACAGATATTAATCAACCTTGGTAATAATGCTGTGAAGTTTACGGAAGAAGGTGAGATTGTCGTTAGCATTGATGTGGTAAAAGTTGATGGTGCTGACTTGGAACTCCTTTTTTCCGTGAAAGACACTGGCATAGGAATGACGCAAGAGCAGATTTACAAGCTGTTCAAGTCGTTTTCACAAGGTGACACTTCAACAACCCGTCGATACGGTGGAACGGGCTTAGGGCTTGTTATATCCCGCAGGTTGGCACAACTCATGGGGGGAGAAATCTGGGTTGACAGTAATTACAGAGAAGGTGCGACTTTTTCCTTTAATGTTTTGCTTACCTTAGATGAAGATAGTGCTGTGCAGGAGCCTGTACTGCTTTCTAACGGCTCACGAGTTCTTGTAGTGGATGACAGTAAAACCTCTCGGGAAATTTTAAGCTCTATGCTTACGGAGGCAGGGTTCGTAGTAGATGCTGTCGCCTGCGGTAAAGAAGCTGTTAAGCTTGTCCGCGAGTCTGTTAAAGCAGAGCAATATGAAACTATTTTCCTAGACTGGCGGATGCCGGATATGGACGGTGTGACAACGGCAACGCTGATTAAAGAAGAGTACAACGGCGGTATATGTCCTGACCTTGTGATGGTGACTGCGTTTGGTCGTGAAGTTGCGGCGGATGCTGCTGAGCAAGGTATTATTAACGCGTGTGTCACAAAACCGTTGACGAAAAATTCTCTGCTACAAACTCTTTCTTCAATAAAAGGTGTACCTAATGTTGTTGACGAACACAGTACAGGGCGTCGAAATGCTATCGATGCCGCGTTACGGAAGTTAGCAGGAGCAAAAATTCTGCTGGTTGAAGATAATGAGGTTAATCAGGAGCTTGCTGTTGAATTGCTTGAAACCAACGGTATGAGTGTTTCGGTTGCGGCAAACGGGCAGGAAGCCATTGATATTTTGAATGATAATACATTTGACGGTGTTTTGATGGATTGTCAGATGCCTGTGATGGACGGGTATAAAGCGACACAAACCTTACGTGAAGATGCTAGATTTGCAGAATTGCCAATACTGGCAATGACTGCAAACGCTATGGTTTCTGATAGAGAAAAGGCTCTTGCGGTAGGAATGAACGACCACATTGCTAAGCCGCTCGAACTTGTAGATATGTTTAGCAAAATGGCGCGATGGATTACTCCTGAAAATTCAACGGCTGCTCCTGTACGCGGTGAGTATGCAGATGAAGAATTACCAGAAATTCATGGTGTTGATTTTGAAAAAGGGTTGAGTGTTTGTCAGCAGAATAAGGCATTGCTTCGCCGGTTACTGATTCGTTTTGCAGAAACACAGGCAGATTTTAGCGTAGAAATTAATGAGTCTTTGCAAAATGGAGATATTGAAGCCGTAAGCAGACAAGCTCATACCTTGAAGGGCGTTGCCGCCAATATCGGTGCGACAAAAATTCAGGAGCTGGCAGCAGAGCTGGAGTCTGGCATTCAGGAAGAGCAGGCACTTGCAATGCAGCGCCATTTGATAAACGCGCTGGGAAGTGTGTTGGCTGTAACAGTCACAGATATTCGGAATAAACTTGTACTGGCTCCGGTTGTGTCTGAAATTCCATTATCGAATGAAGTGTTAAAAGAAGAACTGTTGCAACTACGAGCTTTGCTTGCAGATGATGATACTGATGCTGTTGATATGATTGAGGAGATTCAACGTCATATGGAAGGAGCGCCTGATCTGCAAGAAGTGGTTCGCAGTATGGCAGAGATGGTTCGGGATTATGATTTTGAGAGTGCTCTTACTCTATTGGAACAGCTCGAAATAGATGTTAATGAGCTTTCCGCATAG
- the dksA gene encoding RNA polymerase-binding protein DksA encodes MEQKDLDYFRKLLNDMLEEAQQKGDATLDDLTDNSEMFADPADRATAESDRAFTLRIRDRERKLIKKIRSAIARLDEGSFGICDECGEDIGIARLKARPVTKLCINCKSKQEEDERQRAD; translated from the coding sequence ATGGAACAGAAAGATCTTGATTACTTCCGTAAGCTTCTTAATGATATGCTCGAAGAAGCTCAGCAAAAAGGTGACGCAACTCTGGATGATCTGACAGACAACAGCGAAATGTTTGCAGATCCTGCAGACCGTGCAACCGCGGAATCTGATCGCGCGTTTACATTGCGTATTCGTGACCGTGAACGCAAGCTTATTAAAAAGATTCGTTCTGCTATTGCTCGTCTTGACGAGGGGTCTTTTGGCATTTGTGATGAATGTGGTGAAGACATCGGTATTGCACGACTTAAAGCACGTCCTGTTACTAAACTTTGCATTAATTGCAAAAGCAAACAGGAAGAGGACGAGCGCCAGCGCGCTGACTAG
- a CDS encoding rhomboid family intramembrane serine protease — translation MIPLHDSIPRVHKPYMLYAIITACSFVFLFEQILSEPRLTEFFYLYGVVPARFTNTAWAARMHFPPDAEYVFITHLFIHGGWMHLIFNMWFLWIFGDNIEDVMGPLRFLLFYITCGIVAIGVNIMFNPSSTTPVVGASGAIAGVMGAYFLLYPHAKVLTLIPVVIIPFFFNLPAVFFLLLWVAMQIIFGIATLSGHGSSAVAWWAHAGGFACGFILLPFFRKKDRCYYCTVPEGTPPVRPQLILPKPSDFRTPKK, via the coding sequence ATGATTCCACTCCATGACTCTATCCCGCGTGTCCATAAGCCATACATGCTTTATGCCATAATTACAGCATGTTCTTTTGTTTTTTTATTTGAACAAATATTATCTGAACCGCGCCTGACAGAGTTTTTTTATCTGTACGGCGTTGTCCCTGCCCGTTTTACAAACACGGCGTGGGCAGCGCGCATGCATTTTCCTCCTGATGCAGAATATGTTTTCATCACGCACTTGTTTATTCACGGCGGATGGATGCATCTCATTTTCAATATGTGGTTTCTGTGGATATTCGGTGACAATATTGAAGACGTTATGGGACCACTGCGCTTTCTTTTGTTCTATATTACCTGCGGCATTGTCGCCATAGGGGTTAATATTATGTTCAACCCGTCCAGTACTACCCCTGTCGTCGGGGCATCTGGAGCCATTGCAGGCGTTATGGGGGCATACTTTCTATTATATCCGCATGCAAAAGTTCTTACACTCATTCCAGTCGTCATCATCCCTTTTTTCTTCAACCTACCCGCAGTGTTCTTTCTACTGCTTTGGGTTGCCATGCAGATTATCTTCGGCATAGCCACATTAAGCGGACATGGCAGTTCTGCTGTTGCATGGTGGGCACACGCAGGAGGCTTTGCCTGCGGTTTTATTCTGCTGCCTTTTTTCCGCAAAAAAGATCGATGCTATTACTGCACAGTACCGGAAGGAACCCCTCCGGTTCGCCCGCAACTTATCCTCCCAAAACCGAGTGATTTTCGTACCCCTAAAAAGTGA
- a CDS encoding SufD family Fe-S cluster assembly protein, with amino-acid sequence MKKLDLSQYRTDGATETTIEDFSGFSAEDKERLLFAGIDVENPSDSGAFMHLNHSGVHCKTHREGLEVMDIKEALDKFDGLPDYYWQLVDKDKDEFTKATAENLHGGYFIRAKAGTKITEPVQSCLFIDKAGISQNVHNIVVVEEGAELHIISGCATAHGAKESAHLGISEFYVHKGGKLTFTMIHNWSVDTAVRPRSAGVLEEDAVFLSNYVLLKPVKDLQMYPKLTLKGENSVARFNSVIVAPEGSYIDCGNRIEMQAPNTRAEIIARTLTTGGTIINRGYIGAESVPARGHLECKGLILGGGRIHAIPELDSDQDGVELSHEAAVGKIAQEEIEYLMARGLDEDEATSTIVRGFLNVDMEGLPKELQDAIEQQIDELDAGDAM; translated from the coding sequence ATGAAAAAACTTGATCTCTCCCAGTACCGTACTGATGGTGCTACCGAAACTACTATCGAAGACTTCTCCGGCTTTTCTGCTGAAGATAAAGAACGCCTGTTATTTGCTGGCATAGATGTTGAGAATCCAAGTGACTCCGGTGCATTCATGCACTTGAACCACTCCGGTGTTCACTGCAAGACCCACCGTGAAGGTCTTGAAGTTATGGACATCAAAGAAGCGCTTGATAAATTTGACGGTCTTCCAGATTACTACTGGCAGCTTGTTGACAAAGATAAAGACGAATTTACCAAAGCAACTGCTGAAAACCTGCATGGCGGCTACTTTATCCGTGCTAAAGCAGGAACAAAAATTACTGAGCCTGTTCAGTCATGTCTGTTTATCGACAAGGCTGGAATCTCCCAGAACGTGCACAACATCGTTGTTGTTGAAGAAGGCGCAGAGCTTCACATTATCTCCGGCTGTGCAACAGCACACGGCGCTAAAGAATCTGCTCACCTCGGCATCTCCGAATTTTACGTTCACAAAGGCGGCAAGCTCACCTTTACTATGATTCACAACTGGAGCGTTGATACAGCTGTACGTCCACGCTCTGCCGGTGTTCTCGAAGAAGACGCGGTATTCCTTAGCAACTACGTTCTGCTCAAGCCTGTAAAAGACTTGCAGATGTACCCTAAACTTACCCTCAAAGGCGAAAACTCCGTAGCACGATTCAACTCTGTAATCGTTGCACCGGAAGGTTCCTACATCGACTGCGGTAACCGCATTGAAATGCAGGCTCCAAATACTCGCGCAGAAATCATCGCACGCACACTCACCACAGGTGGTACTATTATCAACCGTGGTTACATTGGTGCAGAGTCTGTTCCTGCCCGTGGTCACCTTGAGTGTAAAGGTCTTATCCTCGGCGGCGGTCGCATCCACGCAATCCCTGAACTTGATTCCGATCAGGACGGCGTAGAACTTTCGCACGAAGCTGCTGTAGGTAAAATTGCACAAGAAGAAATTGAATACTTGATGGCTCGCGGTCTTGATGAAGACGAAGCGACCTCCACCATCGTTCGAGGCTTCCTCAACGTGGACATGGAAGGTCTGCCTAAAGAGCTGCAAGACGCAATTGAACAACAGATCGACGAACTTGATGCAGGCGACGCAATGTAA
- a CDS encoding transporter substrate-binding domain-containing protein: MKRFLLCLILALSACSYSLDARAESLVVGLMNVDRPPYFWKDDAGGYQGIFIDILHELKKETGIHFIYKALPMARLRLYMVVGKVDVEMGIDPQWRTARNEAESSIYSEPFMESKEVYVIGASKGNFDYARNVPSAGKFCGVLGFNKPKFVGETYRQALLSEAQLLKMINKNRCDYTVMPYDAFRYLKEGQIYNLTTSKPIATYKLRMRLHKQKAELLPRVDAALARMKKDGRLAALLQKYN; this comes from the coding sequence ATGAAACGCTTTTTACTGTGTCTCATACTAGCGCTAAGCGCTTGCAGCTATTCATTGGATGCAAGGGCTGAATCGCTTGTCGTCGGGTTAATGAATGTAGATAGACCGCCATATTTTTGGAAAGATGACGCCGGAGGTTACCAAGGAATATTTATAGATATTTTGCACGAATTGAAAAAAGAAACCGGAATTCATTTTATTTACAAAGCGCTGCCAATGGCTCGTCTGCGGTTGTATATGGTTGTGGGCAAGGTAGATGTTGAAATGGGTATAGATCCCCAGTGGCGCACTGCTCGGAATGAAGCGGAATCTTCCATTTATTCTGAACCGTTTATGGAATCGAAAGAAGTATATGTAATTGGCGCTTCAAAGGGCAATTTTGATTACGCAAGGAATGTGCCTTCTGCAGGAAAATTTTGTGGTGTTCTTGGGTTCAATAAACCAAAGTTTGTTGGCGAAACGTATCGTCAGGCTCTTTTGTCTGAGGCGCAATTGCTTAAAATGATAAATAAAAATAGATGTGACTACACGGTGATGCCATACGACGCATTTCGTTATCTGAAAGAAGGGCAAATTTATAACCTCACGACCTCAAAGCCGATTGCAACATATAAATTGCGAATGCGATTGCATAAGCAAAAAGCGGAGTTGTTGCCAAGAGTTGATGCAGCACTAGCCAGAATGAAAAAAGATGGAAGGCTGGCAGCACTGTTACAGAAATATAATTAA
- a CDS encoding ABC transporter ATP-binding protein, with translation MLEIKNLHVNIGDKEVLKGIDLVIEDGETFILFGPNGSGKTTLLMTLMGFGNYTVTEGQIIYKGQDITYAPMYERARLGIGMSFQRPPTIHGLKTSHLVRMCGQGREVDVEALAQKVNFSNFLDRDINAGFSGGEIKRSEMLQLMAQRPDLILFDEPESGVDLENMALIGKTARNLLDGLAQGCTMKKAIQRSNTSGLIITHTGHILEYVNADRGQVMYNGKLCCEANPRDILDHISNHGYQECLRCLSAETGEILDLSSFNEAS, from the coding sequence ATGCTTGAAATTAAAAACCTTCACGTTAACATCGGTGATAAAGAGGTATTGAAAGGAATCGACCTCGTTATCGAAGACGGTGAAACGTTTATTTTGTTTGGCCCGAACGGCTCCGGTAAAACAACGCTGCTCATGACTCTGATGGGCTTCGGAAACTACACAGTGACTGAAGGTCAGATCATTTATAAGGGTCAGGACATCACATACGCTCCTATGTATGAACGTGCCCGCCTCGGCATCGGTATGTCCTTCCAGCGCCCTCCTACAATTCATGGTCTCAAAACAAGCCACCTTGTACGCATGTGCGGACAAGGACGCGAAGTTGACGTTGAAGCACTCGCTCAGAAAGTTAACTTCAGCAATTTCCTTGATCGCGACATCAACGCTGGATTCTCCGGCGGCGAAATAAAGCGCTCTGAAATGCTTCAGCTGATGGCACAGCGTCCTGATCTGATTTTATTTGACGAACCGGAATCCGGCGTTGACCTTGAGAACATGGCTCTTATCGGCAAGACTGCACGCAACCTGCTGGACGGTCTTGCTCAAGGCTGCACCATGAAAAAGGCAATTCAGCGTTCTAACACTTCCGGTCTTATTATTACCCACACAGGTCACATTCTCGAATACGTAAATGCAGACCGCGGTCAGGTAATGTACAACGGTAAGCTGTGTTGTGAAGCGAACCCGCGTGACATTCTCGATCATATTTCCAACCACGGTTATCAGGAATGTCTGCGTTGTCTTTCTGCTGAAACCGGCGAGATTCTTGATCTCTCCAGCTTTAACGAGGCTTCCTAG